The genomic stretch CTGGGTACCCCGCTTCGCGTAAGAAAGCTGATATCGACGCCTCCTCCTCCTTGCGTGATTGTATCTGCGCCAAGTGGTGCAAGCAGGGGTGCAAGTTTACGTAGAATTGTGATTGCCGAATCCGTGCCGGTGAATCCGAATCCGCGTGGTGAAAAAATGCCGGCATCGGCTTCGAGTGCAAAGACATGCCTCTCGTTTGCATGGCGTTCGGCATACGCGCGCCCACCCCGCACACCATTTTCTTCGTTTGTCCAGAACACTAGCCGGAGCGTCCGCTTCGGTTTGAGCTCGAGTTGCTGAAGGATGCGCAGCGCCTCCCAGGCGGCGATGCAGCCCGCGGCATCATCGTGCGCGCCATGACCGGCGTCCCACGAATCAAAGTGTCCGCCGAAGACGACGATCTCATCGGGAAATTCCGTCCCAGGAATTTCTGCGATGACATTATGCGAAATGGTGTCGGGGAGGGTTTGTGCGCCCATTATCAGACGCACCCTGGGCTTCTGCCCGCGATCAACCATCCGATGAAGCATCATCGCATCCTCTGGAGCTACAGCCGCGTGGGGAATTTTCGGGACGCTGTCCGCATAGTGCATAGCGCCCGTGTGCGGCGTGAGGAGCGACACAGGTGTGACGGAACGTATGAGCGAGGCGACTGCGCCGGCCCGAGCGGCGTCGATGGCTCCGCGCGAACGATACTGCACGGTTTCGCCATAGTTCGTGTACGGGACGTCGAACAGAACAATTTTACCCAGCGCTTCCGCGGAGCGACGCGTGAGTTCCTGAAAGGACGAGACCGCCAAGATCTCGGCTTCGATTCCCGCCTCAGGTGTCGCTACGCTTCCGCCGAGTCCGAGCATGGTCAGGGCGGCGGTGCGTGGGAACACCAGGTCGGCCCGCTCCACTCCGCGGACCCA from Ignavibacteriota bacterium encodes the following:
- a CDS encoding M20/M25/M40 family metallo-hydrolase produces the protein MTTVDSPNKISCVSRITFKTSLFVVAIFALLTSGRAIAQGGHATNSGPSHEKLREAVLRIIDRAEHDSTGYRRLEYLCDTFGPRLSGSGNLVDAIEWTRKEMQRDKFPRVFTEEVMVPHWVRGVERADLVFPRTAALTMLGLGGSVATPEAGIEAEILAVSSFQELTRRSAEALGKIVLFDVPYTNYGETVQYRSRGAIDAARAGAVASLIRSVTPVSLLTPHTGAMHYADSVPKIPHAAVAPEDAMMLHRMVDRGQKPRVRLIMGAQTLPDTISHNVIAEIPGTEFPDEIVVFGGHFDSWDAGHGAHDDAAGCIAAWEALRILQQLELKPKRTLRLVFWTNEENGVRGGRAYAERHANERHVFALEADAGIFSPRGFGFTGTDSAITILRKLAPLLAPLGADTITQGGGGVDISFLTRSGVPSAGLSVDGSKYFWYHHSTADTVDKVDPKDFWRCSAAIAALVYAVAELPRPLPR